A single Bufo bufo chromosome 6, aBufBuf1.1, whole genome shotgun sequence DNA region contains:
- the LOC121005088 gene encoding trichohyalin-like produces the protein MEPQGPVQSTAVRADFGAYSPPGSTRKRHIRFAAHHDILLLREVIHHNPFWVREFGQVWAAVAERMTSVLQSEGFEVDGRRCRERTALLLDYYKRQNYAMLRRGGTEAMYMEKEDLLQKILELESEKREVGSDPRHRDPRDTMSITITEETLRRAQEEASVPLVTESKQEDNMGERPVRKQECEGCCSAYARILQHLERRAEAEQRLREEELTLRREELQLQRERAALERERQEAERKERERRFELEREERQVILEILREKMIK, from the exons ATGGAGCCTCAGGGACCGGTACAGAGCACCGCAG TTCGGGCGGATTTCGGGGCGTACTCTCCGCCCGGCTCCACTCGGAAGCGGCACATCCGTTTCGCGGCGCACCATGACATCCTCCTGCTGCGGGAGGTCATCCACCACAACCCGTTCTGGGTGAGGGAGTTCGGCCAGGTGTGGGCGGCGGTGGCCGAGAGGATGACCAGCGTCCTGCAGAGCGAGGGCTTCGAGGTGGACGGCAGGAGGTGCCGGGAGAGGACGGCGCTGCTGCTGGACTACTACAAGCGGCAGAACTACGCCATGCTGCGCAG GGGTGGCACAGAGGCCATGTACATGGAGAAGGAGGATTTGCTGCAGAAAATTCTGGAGCTGGAGTCTGAGAAACGGGAAGTCGGCTCTGATCCACGGCATAGGGACCCCAGGGACACCATGTCCATCACCATCACCGAGGAGACCCTGCGCAGAGCACAGGAGGAGGCTTCTGTCCCACTTG TTACAGAGTCCAAACAAGAAGATAACATGGGCGAGAGACCGGTCCGGAAGCAGGAATGTGAGGGCTGCTGCAGCGCCTATGCCCGCATCCTGCAGCATCTGGAgaggagggcagaagcagagcaaCGGCTGCGAGAAGAGGAGCTGACGCTGCGGCGCGAGGAgctgcagctgcagagagagcgcgCCGCCCTGGAGAGAGAGCGGCAGGAGGCTGAGCGCAAGGAGAGGGAGCGGCGGTTCGAGCTAGAAAGAGAGGAGAGGCAAGTCATACTGGAGATATTGAGAGAGAAGATGATCAAGTGA